From the genome of Kosmotoga arenicorallina S304, one region includes:
- a CDS encoding tyrosine-protein phosphatase yields MNIDFHCHLLPGVDDGCKTLEESLQIVGEMKNRGVEKLVLTPHLYSPKVPTDINRIKDTFEKTREHFNEMGVDVELGAEIFLLEKLSSKPLLPLGDSKYLLIELPDFEPAYLFEELLELQKKDFYIVLAHVERYVYLFKDDFSKRSFFGNKFVQTKLLKLKDMGVFFQVNWNSLIRKEKRAQYLLKNGFLDFISSDKHSLKDGRDIIDFRSKFIESLKVDEPVFGGA; encoded by the coding sequence GTGAACATCGATTTTCACTGCCACCTTTTGCCCGGGGTTGATGATGGATGCAAGACTCTTGAAGAGAGCCTTCAAATTGTCGGCGAAATGAAAAACAGGGGTGTAGAAAAATTGGTTCTCACACCCCATCTTTACTCTCCAAAGGTGCCAACGGACATAAACAGGATAAAGGACACCTTTGAGAAAACCCGCGAGCATTTTAATGAAATGGGCGTAGATGTTGAACTTGGTGCGGAGATTTTTCTGCTTGAAAAGCTCTCTTCGAAGCCCTTGCTTCCTCTTGGAGATTCAAAATATCTTTTGATAGAGTTACCGGATTTTGAACCGGCTTATCTCTTCGAAGAATTGCTTGAGCTTCAGAAAAAAGATTTTTATATCGTGCTTGCACACGTTGAGCGCTATGTCTATTTATTCAAAGATGACTTTTCCAAAAGAAGCTTTTTTGGAAATAAATTCGTCCAAACAAAACTGCTTAAGTTAAAGGATATGGGCGTGTTTTTCCAGGTCAACTGGAACAGCTTAATCCGTAAAGAAAAAAGAGCACAATACCTGCTTAAAAACGGTTTCCTGGATTTTATTTCAAGTGATAAGCACAGTTTGAAGGATGGCAGGGATATAATTGATTTCAGAAGCAAATTTATTGAGAGCTTAAAGGTTGACGAACCAGTTTTTGGAGGTGCATGA
- a CDS encoding SLBB domain-containing protein — MKRSVLIVTFLVLAVIALAAYQLRTGDTIRIYVYSHEELTVDVSVGPDGWITIPPIGSLKVLGKTLDEVSAELKKSYSNLVTDPKVTVSVQEYAPFIYYILGEVRNPGSVILSTQRASIAQLIAAAGGLEETADERQFQIVKSDGKRIIVDIEGYPEDTKLTNVFLEPGDSLFVLNGYNSWIKVIGEVNNPGIFKYMDGITLTRVIAEAGGVKETGDPEEIAVITRLGNSTQRKIYNLNDIFAGKSSDPLLKEGSSVIVNSVSQKAVKVIGEVRNPGVVPYRKGITLLRAVSDAGGFASTAGKSALVISGKDSSSYDIKSLLEGTVEDPSLIPGSTIVIPKEMEKYVYLLAQDFSGRIDFSTDEKITLRNVLLKTGKYLPDSDEIIEVIAPDGTKTKVPMKELATKDIELSSGALITLTQALNFAYVAGEVSKPGVQYLERYEESTLRNVLIKAGIKTESAGTIEVISNGKKVYSLENALVSEDVVAAGSVIIVNKEPEKYVYLVGEGFEGGKLELTADEPLTLKSVLARLNLLPVIANRSVKVISRTGESTIDTSILEKEDIILEPGVVLNLEGLFTKIYVFGEVQKPGLVLIGPDTIPSIANILSKAGGLLTTAGEIQLIEDGNISTFTLDPVLLTSTVLNNNTVLYVDKQPERFVYFISGKNGGRIDFTEAENPTLRNLLSKLNMLDLESSTSLTLYSPDGNIKEVSMSYLLDKDIPLEYGSIVVDRYTGREIKVLGEVKNPGAFAPNTASDFKLSSAIAAMGGLLETADRNNILLIDPSSDKPVTVDFDSLLSQGKDYPLKPGMTVFVPKMLDKYAYITGEVKVPGIKEFSSEERFTLGALIAKAGGITPDASEVQVISSKGKKVLSLGDAVISSEGLLPGTLVHVVKNLERYVYIVSAEKGGRINFASSEKLTLKTALVKAGLLDYRLEKEIVIQKPDGSQQQIILNSLRNNDVALEPGSVIVYPEPGVSIYVLGAVNSPGKITFEPGEVPTLTKALTLAGGTSIGFSGYISISDDKEIKEVELDSILRGKSADPVLSDYTMLFVQEASDRYVYLISPNTGGRVEFEKNEKMTLKTLLAKKNYLGPKMNGQVVLQYPDGRKMIFDLVELESRDLSLAGGTIVMFPDALRELYVLGAVYNPGVKIFEPSESLNLTSLISKAGGLLETAHESEVYITYPSGKSVTANLKDILEGKSRDIMLESRTLVYVPFFKPVKVNVLGGVNSPSIVEFGPDETPTLLNAIAKAGGIKKNASDTVRLGKGEGSYRWLDLIENVDLPVEDGTVIYVPEDTERYVYVLGQVYKPGRIDFDKYEKITLASVIAKAGGVLSSASDEIKILQNDGRIKTAKLSELENKLDNPEILSGSTIIVNEATTKITILGQVRNPGTYIFGRKDTPTIAAAIARAGGINDINAVESILLYNNGELEELGDFTADKVPIQGEALIYVKPVKELVFTVIGEVRNPGSFIYTSKHYPSLVELLTRAGGIKANAEEVQIIQTDSFEVLSVDEAKRSIEPFKNEVIIIVAGTGRRFISVVGEVKNPGLIDLGQFEKSVNLGEAIAQAGGFVNNSVEYVEVIGPDLKKNILPLNGDNLAKALSFELEAGSTVYVPQNYLKILVLGEVENPGVVSYTTDITLLDAIALCGGFTPDAYKNVLLINYSGDEPEIEYVDLAGNKVSKGALKLDPGDVIYVPQSRYIDIKEVLNFISSVLNITGAGLHLLNPTAY; from the coding sequence TTGAAAAGGTCAGTATTGATCGTTACCTTTTTAGTGCTGGCTGTAATAGCGTTAGCAGCCTATCAATTGAGAACCGGAGACACAATAAGAATCTATGTATACAGTCACGAAGAACTGACCGTGGATGTTTCTGTGGGCCCTGATGGATGGATAACCATACCACCCATTGGCTCGCTTAAAGTGCTCGGGAAGACCCTTGATGAAGTATCAGCCGAATTAAAGAAAAGCTATTCCAATCTGGTTACAGATCCAAAAGTAACCGTTTCAGTGCAGGAATATGCTCCCTTTATTTATTACATTCTCGGCGAGGTTCGAAACCCCGGAAGTGTGATATTAAGCACACAGCGTGCTTCTATCGCGCAACTGATTGCAGCTGCGGGCGGGCTTGAAGAGACTGCAGATGAAAGGCAATTCCAGATTGTCAAGAGCGACGGTAAGCGCATAATCGTCGATATAGAAGGTTATCCCGAAGATACAAAACTCACCAATGTATTTCTCGAACCGGGGGATTCTCTCTTTGTTTTAAATGGATATAACAGCTGGATAAAGGTAATCGGCGAAGTAAACAACCCCGGTATATTCAAGTACATGGATGGGATAACATTAACGAGAGTTATAGCAGAAGCGGGCGGCGTCAAGGAAACAGGAGATCCGGAAGAAATCGCTGTTATTACACGACTTGGTAACTCGACCCAGAGAAAAATCTACAATCTGAATGACATCTTTGCCGGTAAGAGCTCTGATCCCTTGCTCAAAGAAGGTTCAAGTGTAATTGTTAACAGCGTTTCACAAAAAGCAGTGAAGGTCATTGGTGAAGTTAGAAATCCCGGAGTGGTACCCTATCGAAAAGGAATAACTCTCTTGAGAGCGGTAAGTGACGCGGGAGGGTTCGCTTCTACAGCGGGCAAAAGTGCTCTGGTGATATCTGGAAAGGATTCCTCAAGCTATGACATAAAAAGCCTTCTGGAAGGAACAGTTGAGGATCCATCGTTGATTCCCGGTTCCACAATTGTAATTCCAAAGGAAATGGAAAAATACGTTTATCTCCTTGCCCAGGATTTCAGTGGAAGGATTGATTTCAGCACAGATGAGAAGATAACACTCAGAAATGTACTGCTCAAAACCGGCAAATATCTCCCGGATAGCGACGAGATAATCGAAGTGATCGCCCCTGATGGTACCAAAACAAAAGTTCCAATGAAGGAACTTGCAACAAAAGACATAGAGCTTTCTTCAGGAGCTTTGATCACGCTTACACAGGCGCTAAATTTTGCGTATGTTGCCGGTGAAGTAAGCAAGCCCGGTGTCCAGTATTTAGAGCGTTACGAGGAATCAACCCTCAGAAATGTCCTGATAAAAGCGGGCATTAAAACAGAAAGTGCAGGAACCATTGAAGTAATTTCCAACGGGAAGAAAGTTTATTCACTGGAAAACGCGTTGGTTTCTGAGGATGTTGTCGCTGCCGGATCGGTGATAATTGTAAACAAAGAACCCGAAAAATACGTTTACCTGGTTGGTGAGGGCTTTGAAGGAGGCAAATTGGAATTAACAGCCGATGAACCCCTTACATTGAAGAGCGTACTCGCCAGATTGAACCTCCTCCCTGTTATCGCTAACAGAAGCGTGAAGGTAATTTCCAGAACAGGAGAATCAACAATAGATACTTCTATTCTTGAAAAAGAGGATATAATTCTTGAGCCGGGGGTAGTGTTAAATCTCGAAGGTCTTTTCACAAAGATATATGTCTTTGGTGAAGTTCAGAAACCCGGCCTGGTTCTCATAGGACCAGATACCATACCATCAATTGCAAACATCTTGAGCAAAGCCGGAGGTCTGTTAACAACTGCTGGCGAAATCCAGCTTATTGAAGATGGAAATATTTCAACATTTACTCTTGATCCTGTACTATTGACATCTACTGTATTAAATAATAACACTGTCCTGTATGTTGACAAGCAACCTGAAAGGTTTGTATACTTCATATCAGGCAAAAACGGCGGAAGGATAGATTTCACGGAAGCTGAGAATCCAACTCTTAGAAACCTTCTTTCAAAATTGAACATGCTGGATCTTGAATCCAGCACATCTTTAACTTTATACTCCCCTGATGGAAATATAAAAGAGGTCAGTATGTCCTATTTACTGGATAAAGACATCCCTCTTGAATATGGAAGCATTGTGGTTGACAGATATACAGGAAGGGAAATAAAGGTGCTCGGAGAGGTTAAAAACCCTGGTGCTTTTGCTCCCAACACAGCCAGTGATTTTAAACTTTCAAGCGCTATTGCCGCTATGGGTGGCTTACTGGAAACTGCTGATAGGAATAACATTTTACTAATTGATCCCTCTTCCGATAAGCCAGTCACCGTTGATTTTGACTCTTTGCTTTCTCAGGGCAAAGATTACCCTTTGAAACCGGGAATGACTGTGTTCGTGCCAAAAATGCTTGATAAATACGCATATATTACCGGCGAGGTCAAAGTTCCTGGTATCAAAGAATTTAGTTCAGAAGAGCGTTTTACGCTGGGAGCGCTCATAGCGAAAGCTGGCGGAATAACTCCTGATGCTTCCGAAGTACAGGTTATAAGCAGCAAAGGTAAGAAAGTGCTTTCATTGGGAGATGCCGTGATTTCCTCTGAAGGACTCCTACCTGGAACTCTTGTTCATGTTGTGAAAAACCTTGAGCGTTACGTATACATTGTCAGCGCTGAAAAGGGAGGGCGAATTAATTTCGCTTCTTCTGAAAAATTAACGCTAAAAACAGCTCTTGTCAAGGCTGGTTTGCTTGATTACCGCCTGGAAAAAGAAATCGTAATACAAAAGCCAGACGGAAGCCAGCAACAGATAATTTTGAATTCCTTGAGGAACAATGATGTGGCACTTGAACCAGGGAGTGTTATTGTTTATCCCGAACCCGGCGTCAGCATTTACGTGCTCGGCGCCGTAAACAGCCCTGGAAAAATCACTTTTGAACCCGGTGAAGTTCCCACACTGACGAAAGCTTTAACACTGGCTGGTGGCACCAGTATCGGATTCAGTGGATATATAAGCATTTCTGACGATAAAGAAATCAAGGAAGTTGAGCTTGATTCTATTCTCAGAGGAAAATCAGCAGACCCTGTATTGAGTGATTACACAATGCTTTTTGTTCAGGAAGCCAGTGACAGATATGTTTATCTGATTTCGCCGAATACAGGCGGAAGAGTTGAATTCGAAAAGAACGAAAAAATGACTCTCAAAACTCTTCTTGCCAAAAAGAACTATCTTGGCCCTAAAATGAACGGTCAGGTTGTTTTACAGTACCCTGATGGCAGGAAAATGATTTTCGATCTGGTGGAACTTGAAAGCAGGGATCTTTCTCTTGCTGGCGGAACAATTGTGATGTTCCCTGATGCATTGAGGGAGCTTTATGTGCTTGGAGCTGTATATAATCCCGGAGTAAAGATCTTTGAACCTTCCGAATCGCTTAATCTGACTTCACTTATTTCAAAAGCCGGAGGTCTCCTTGAAACAGCTCATGAAAGCGAAGTTTACATCACATATCCCAGCGGAAAAAGCGTTACAGCCAACCTCAAAGATATACTGGAAGGCAAATCTCGCGATATAATGCTGGAATCGCGTACTCTCGTTTACGTGCCCTTTTTCAAACCTGTTAAAGTTAATGTTCTTGGAGGCGTAAACAGCCCCAGTATCGTTGAATTTGGCCCTGACGAAACTCCTACATTGCTCAATGCTATCGCAAAAGCCGGTGGTATAAAGAAAAACGCCTCTGATACCGTTCGCCTGGGAAAAGGGGAAGGAAGCTATCGCTGGCTGGATCTGATAGAGAATGTCGATCTTCCCGTTGAGGACGGTACGGTTATTTATGTTCCGGAGGATACAGAGAGGTATGTCTACGTTTTGGGTCAGGTTTATAAACCCGGAAGAATTGATTTCGATAAGTATGAAAAGATCACCCTTGCATCGGTGATAGCCAAGGCTGGAGGAGTATTGTCCAGCGCTTCTGATGAAATCAAAATACTCCAGAATGACGGCCGCATCAAAACTGCAAAGCTTTCAGAATTGGAAAACAAACTTGATAATCCTGAAATTCTATCTGGAAGCACCATTATTGTAAATGAAGCCACAACAAAAATAACCATTTTGGGGCAGGTTAGAAATCCCGGAACCTACATCTTCGGCAGAAAAGACACCCCAACCATAGCGGCAGCGATTGCAAGAGCCGGTGGTATAAACGATATAAACGCAGTTGAGAGCATCTTGCTATACAACAATGGGGAACTCGAAGAACTCGGCGATTTTACAGCAGATAAAGTCCCCATACAAGGAGAAGCACTGATTTATGTAAAGCCCGTTAAGGAACTCGTCTTTACTGTAATAGGAGAAGTTAGAAACCCGGGTTCTTTCATTTACACAAGCAAGCATTATCCATCTCTTGTAGAGCTCCTTACCAGAGCAGGTGGCATTAAAGCCAATGCAGAGGAAGTGCAAATCATACAGACAGATTCCTTTGAAGTGTTGAGTGTAGATGAAGCAAAAAGATCCATCGAACCCTTTAAAAATGAAGTTATTATAATTGTCGCCGGAACTGGAAGGAGATTTATAAGCGTTGTAGGAGAAGTAAAAAATCCCGGGCTTATCGATCTTGGGCAATTTGAAAAATCTGTAAATCTGGGTGAAGCAATTGCACAGGCTGGTGGCTTTGTGAACAATTCAGTGGAATACGTTGAGGTTATCGGTCCCGACTTAAAAAAGAATATTCTTCCTCTTAACGGGGATAATCTCGCAAAAGCTCTATCCTTTGAACTGGAAGCAGGGTCAACGGTCTATGTACCGCAAAATTACCTGAAAATACTCGTTCTTGGCGAAGTTGAAAATCCCGGTGTAGTGAGCTATACAACGGATATTACTTTGCTCGATGCTATAGCCCTGTGCGGAGGTTTTACTCCCGATGCTTATAAAAATGTACTTCTGATAAATTACTCAGGAGATGAGCCTGAAATAGAGTACGTAGACCTCGCCGGTAACAAAGTCTCCAAAGGCGCATTGAAACTCGATCCAGGCGATGTTATTTATGTTCCTCAATCGAGATATATAGATATCAAAGAAGTGCTAAATTTCATTTCCAGCGTTTTGAACATTACGGGAGCTGGATTGCACCTTTTGAATCCCACAGCGTATTGA
- the ileS gene encoding isoleucine--tRNA ligase, which translates to MDYKDTLNLPQTGFKMKANLVNKEPMQLKEWDKIGLYEYIREQRKGAPLFVLHDGPPYANGNIHVGTALNKILKDFIIKYKTLRGFDAPYIPGWDTHGLPIEQKVTSELGPKSKELPKPEIRKLCRKYATKYYKIQRDQFKRLGVRGDWYNPYLTFDPKYEASVLKILSKLVKQNQIYRKLKPIYWCTHCETALAEAEVEYHDHESYSVYVKFRDTVDPGLFYIIWTTTPWTLPANVAIALNPDFDYCEVEVNGERYLIAKELVENTMKEFGIDDYHITATRKGNEYEGRKALHPFMHRESLIVLADYVELDAGTGCVHTAPGHGEDDYQTGLRYNLPVLSPVNDDGTFTAQAGKYQGLHVFKANPVIVEDLKNSGHLLAEGRIKHSYPHCWRCKKPIIFRATEQWFVDIDANNLREKALNEIKKTDWHPAWGENRITAMVQDRPDWCISRQRSWGIPIPAFKCADCGEVILKSNLIDHFASIVEEKGTDVWFHYDVERLLPEGYNCPKCGSKNLKKLEDILDVWIDSGASFEAVVKNREELRFPSDVYIEGSDQHRGWFQSSLLLSVAAEEIAPFKTVITHGFINDENGRKMSKSLGNVIDPQEINEKYGAEILRLWVASSNYQEDIRISMNIIKQQIENYRKIRNTLRYLLGNLSDFHPEDAIPYEEMLELDRWALMKLHQLIKSVTLHYENYEFYKVHMAVMKFIVTDMSAFYLDIIKDRLYVEGKKSLKRRSAQTVLFEILISLAKVLAPILTFTMEEVYGFLPDSVRAYSTIQAEKWPEFKEEYIKPELEKRWDCVISLREDVLKALEIARTNKEIGNSLDAKVIIDLKDPKLKEVINTFKADELADIFIVSQVDFGRADDGFDGDVSKVKVVKAEGEKCERCWKYSKETGANPKYPGTCPRCAGVLSEN; encoded by the coding sequence ATGGATTATAAAGATACTCTGAATCTTCCACAGACTGGTTTCAAGATGAAGGCAAATCTGGTGAATAAGGAACCGATGCAGCTTAAGGAGTGGGATAAGATAGGATTGTATGAATATATAAGGGAGCAAAGAAAAGGTGCCCCGCTCTTTGTGTTGCACGACGGACCACCCTATGCCAATGGAAATATACACGTAGGCACCGCCCTTAACAAAATCCTCAAAGACTTTATCATAAAGTACAAGACATTAAGGGGGTTTGACGCTCCTTATATTCCTGGTTGGGATACTCATGGTCTGCCCATTGAACAGAAGGTCACTTCAGAATTGGGACCAAAATCAAAAGAGCTTCCAAAACCAGAGATAAGGAAATTGTGCCGCAAATACGCTACGAAATACTACAAGATACAACGCGATCAATTCAAAAGGCTTGGGGTTAGAGGCGACTGGTACAATCCTTATTTAACCTTCGACCCGAAGTATGAAGCCAGTGTGCTCAAAATTTTATCAAAGCTGGTAAAGCAGAACCAGATTTACAGGAAGTTAAAACCCATATATTGGTGTACTCATTGTGAAACGGCTCTCGCAGAAGCTGAGGTTGAATATCATGACCATGAATCCTATTCAGTCTATGTTAAGTTCAGGGATACAGTTGATCCTGGGTTATTTTATATTATCTGGACAACCACTCCCTGGACTTTGCCGGCAAATGTTGCCATAGCCCTTAACCCCGATTTTGATTATTGCGAAGTTGAGGTCAACGGAGAAAGGTATTTGATAGCAAAAGAACTCGTCGAAAACACCATGAAAGAATTCGGAATCGATGACTATCATATAACTGCAACCCGAAAAGGTAACGAGTATGAAGGAAGGAAAGCCCTGCATCCATTTATGCACAGAGAATCGCTGATTGTACTTGCTGATTATGTAGAATTGGATGCCGGAACAGGTTGCGTTCATACAGCACCGGGACACGGTGAAGATGACTACCAGACTGGCCTTAGATATAACCTCCCCGTACTGTCGCCCGTAAACGATGACGGAACATTCACTGCTCAAGCCGGAAAATACCAGGGTCTTCATGTGTTTAAAGCCAATCCAGTTATTGTTGAAGACCTGAAAAACTCAGGCCATCTTCTTGCAGAAGGAAGGATAAAGCATTCTTACCCTCATTGCTGGCGATGTAAAAAACCCATTATATTCAGAGCTACCGAACAATGGTTTGTTGACATTGACGCCAATAACCTCAGAGAAAAGGCTCTTAATGAAATCAAGAAGACCGATTGGCATCCCGCATGGGGAGAAAACCGGATAACCGCCATGGTTCAGGACAGACCCGACTGGTGTATTTCCAGACAGCGTTCCTGGGGTATTCCCATACCCGCTTTTAAATGCGCTGATTGCGGCGAGGTTATTTTGAAAAGCAATCTTATCGATCATTTTGCCTCTATTGTTGAAGAGAAAGGCACAGATGTCTGGTTCCATTATGATGTTGAAAGGCTTCTACCCGAAGGTTACAATTGCCCCAAATGCGGTTCCAAAAATTTGAAAAAGCTGGAAGATATACTTGATGTATGGATAGACTCGGGAGCCTCTTTTGAAGCTGTTGTTAAAAACAGAGAAGAGCTGCGTTTCCCGTCAGATGTCTATATTGAAGGAAGCGACCAGCACCGCGGATGGTTCCAATCTTCATTGCTTCTTTCAGTAGCCGCTGAAGAAATTGCCCCTTTCAAAACCGTTATCACTCATGGTTTTATCAACGATGAGAATGGGCGTAAGATGTCCAAATCTCTCGGAAATGTCATCGACCCACAGGAAATCAACGAAAAATATGGTGCTGAGATACTTCGTCTGTGGGTGGCGAGTTCGAACTATCAGGAAGATATTCGGATATCCATGAACATCATCAAACAGCAAATTGAAAATTACAGAAAAATCAGAAATACTCTTAGATATCTCCTTGGAAATCTATCGGATTTTCACCCCGAAGATGCCATTCCATATGAAGAGATGCTTGAGCTTGATCGTTGGGCTTTGATGAAGCTGCACCAGCTAATAAAAAGTGTGACACTTCACTACGAAAATTACGAATTTTACAAGGTTCATATGGCAGTTATGAAATTCATAGTAACTGATATGAGCGCTTTTTATCTTGATATAATAAAAGACCGATTATATGTTGAAGGCAAAAAATCGCTGAAAAGACGCTCAGCCCAAACCGTTCTCTTTGAAATCCTTATCTCACTGGCAAAGGTTTTGGCTCCTATTCTTACCTTTACAATGGAAGAAGTGTACGGCTTTTTACCGGACTCAGTTAGAGCTTATTCAACAATTCAGGCCGAAAAATGGCCAGAATTTAAAGAAGAATACATAAAGCCTGAACTGGAAAAGAGATGGGATTGTGTAATAAGCCTCAGGGAAGATGTCCTAAAGGCCCTGGAAATAGCCAGAACCAACAAAGAAATAGGGAATTCCCTGGATGCTAAAGTCATAATTGACTTAAAAGACCCAAAATTGAAAGAAGTTATCAACACCTTTAAGGCAGATGAACTAGCAGATATTTTCATCGTATCTCAGGTTGATTTCGGCAGAGCAGATGATGGTTTTGATGGAGATGTGAGTAAGGTTAAAGTGGTCAAAGCCGAAGGTGAAAAGTGCGAACGTTGCTGGAAGTATTCAAAAGAAACGGGCGCAAATCCGAAATACCCGGGTACATGCCCTCGTTGTGCGGGAGTTCTTTCAGAAAATTAA
- a CDS encoding GumC family protein translates to MDNPTDFERSEYTELTLEDIFRMFRKHRLLFVGVIIAAVALTGLYLFFATPIFEASVTVKVEPTSKSSMSDIFMDQVTGSYSSKDISTEVELIKSRSNFEKVIADLGLVDRMIEPEVKSKMLQEGYTEEDIIDSLAKTLSDIVTVSPVKDTRIVKISVQHANPELATDIANKLAEVYNEKLADLSKRDVRTKREFIESQIPIIEADLRKATDALKEFKETYKIYVLEEHARSLLQILSKYDQQYNDLSLQLNEKQAEKDAYLQLLKEFESSEAEARVSKWIKTSESFTNPVIAQLKSKRADLEIELAALKQQYPTTDPKVQAKLTEIAKTDELIKKETENFIRTGESQTLNPAYEEALINYIGSTSSIQVLESRLQAVEKIKQGYEKQLAQLPELEQRLLELQRQVTVKENLYTLMLEKLEEAKISEAAVVGNAAVVDYAKPPRIPVKPNKKLSLAIGGVLGIFLGMLTVFLVEYTDKTLKSEEEIERYSGLNVIGRIPEIEDLTENEDELYVRSHPTAPQSEAIKLAASNISFLIGDEKKAIAMTSVSPSEGKSFVAANTAFYLASSGYKTILIDLDLRRPRVEKILKLDSKKTDGKGITDLIKGEVDLNQVIVKNYDENLDVIPVGSRATNPTLLLSSKTLEAILDQLKERYDRIVVDTPPALVTSDVSLIASKLDGIVLVVKPGIALKDGLRITINNLRTVGAPLLGVLVNGVNQHTSGYYHYYYYYYGEKGKKKKRGHKEEQQV, encoded by the coding sequence ATGGATAACCCCACTGACTTCGAAAGATCCGAATACACTGAACTTACTCTTGAAGACATATTTAGAATGTTCAGAAAACATCGCCTTCTATTTGTGGGCGTGATAATTGCCGCTGTCGCCCTGACAGGGTTGTATCTGTTTTTTGCGACACCGATTTTTGAAGCAAGCGTAACAGTCAAAGTCGAGCCTACTTCAAAGTCATCGATGAGCGACATATTCATGGATCAGGTAACGGGCAGCTATTCTTCAAAGGATATTTCCACCGAGGTGGAATTGATAAAAAGCAGGAGCAATTTCGAAAAAGTCATAGCCGATCTCGGCCTTGTTGACAGAATGATTGAACCCGAGGTAAAAAGCAAAATGCTTCAGGAAGGTTATACTGAAGAAGATATCATAGATTCCCTTGCGAAAACCCTTTCAGATATCGTCACCGTGTCCCCTGTAAAGGACACGAGGATTGTGAAAATTTCCGTTCAGCATGCAAACCCTGAACTCGCCACGGATATCGCAAACAAGCTTGCGGAAGTATACAACGAAAAACTCGCTGACCTTTCCAAACGCGACGTGAGAACAAAGAGGGAATTTATCGAATCCCAGATTCCCATTATCGAAGCGGATTTGAGAAAGGCAACAGATGCTTTGAAAGAATTCAAGGAGACTTACAAAATTTATGTACTTGAAGAGCACGCAAGGTCTCTCTTGCAAATACTGTCGAAATACGACCAGCAGTACAACGATCTCAGCCTTCAATTGAACGAAAAACAAGCTGAAAAGGATGCCTACTTACAGTTACTCAAAGAATTCGAGAGTTCTGAAGCGGAAGCAAGGGTGAGCAAATGGATCAAAACCTCTGAAAGCTTTACAAACCCTGTAATTGCACAATTAAAGAGCAAAAGAGCTGACCTCGAAATAGAACTGGCAGCCTTAAAACAGCAGTATCCTACCACAGACCCCAAAGTACAGGCGAAATTAACGGAGATAGCCAAAACCGACGAACTCATCAAGAAGGAAACCGAGAATTTCATTCGCACCGGTGAAAGCCAGACATTGAACCCGGCTTATGAGGAGGCTCTTATCAATTATATCGGCAGTACGTCTAGCATTCAGGTACTTGAATCTCGATTGCAGGCTGTTGAAAAAATAAAGCAAGGCTACGAAAAGCAACTCGCACAGCTTCCCGAACTGGAGCAAAGGCTTTTAGAACTTCAAAGGCAGGTAACTGTGAAAGAAAATCTATACACCCTTATGCTGGAAAAACTCGAAGAAGCAAAAATCAGCGAAGCCGCTGTGGTTGGAAACGCAGCTGTGGTGGATTACGCAAAACCACCAAGAATTCCGGTGAAACCAAATAAAAAGCTCTCGCTTGCAATTGGTGGCGTTCTTGGCATTTTCCTGGGCATGCTTACTGTATTCCTCGTCGAATACACGGACAAAACCCTGAAATCTGAGGAAGAGATAGAAAGGTATAGTGGACTCAATGTAATAGGTAGAATACCTGAAATCGAAGATCTTACAGAAAATGAAGACGAATTGTATGTGCGCTCACATCCAACAGCACCTCAATCTGAAGCAATAAAGCTCGCTGCAAGCAACATATCATTTCTTATAGGCGATGAAAAGAAAGCTATCGCAATGACCTCCGTGAGCCCCAGCGAGGGAAAATCCTTTGTGGCTGCAAATACCGCTTTTTACCTGGCGTCAAGTGGTTATAAAACTATATTGATCGATCTTGACTTGAGACGGCCCAGAGTGGAAAAGATTCTTAAACTCGACAGTAAAAAAACCGATGGGAAAGGAATAACAGATCTCATAAAGGGTGAAGTTGATCTGAATCAGGTTATAGTAAAAAATTACGATGAGAACCTCGATGTGATACCGGTAGGCAGCAGAGCGACGAACCCCACTTTGCTTCTTTCATCAAAGACTCTTGAAGCGATTCTCGACCAACTCAAAGAGCGATACGACAGAATAGTAGTGGACACTCCGCCTGCTCTTGTAACATCAGACGTTTCCTTAATTGCAAGCAAATTAGATGGAATAGTTCTGGTGGTAAAACCTGGAATTGCACTTAAAGATGGATTGAGGATTACCATTAACAATCTACGAACCGTTGGAGCTCCATTGCTCGGGGTGCTGGTAAACGGCGTTAATCAGCATACCTCCGGCTATTATCATTACTACTATTATTACTATGGAGAAAAAGGCAAAAAGAAAAAGAGAGGGCATAAGGAGGAGCAGCAAGTATGA